The Hemibagrus wyckioides isolate EC202008001 linkage group LG15, SWU_Hwy_1.0, whole genome shotgun sequence genome window below encodes:
- the LOC131365664 gene encoding SAM pointed domain-containing Ets transcription factor-like, whose amino-acid sequence MLKTHGTQVSPSEQRRLQLTSSSHHSSASSPVLVQSSVLKILNVVQKEEKTQTFNFLQDEPHSSQKTMMSSPSRTHVYIDVPAFSYTHLVPYSAEEHSKTFQVFPSMPEYLSCFDTSLSEDTPRMARKTGVYASVDRQEELLECKGAGQDSVIDSTAGQSGQTDVEDRCLEQVQSLVLDEVQKDIEMACKLLNITPDPVEWTSGHVQKWLLWTEHLYRLPQVGKAFLHLSGSDLCVMSEDDFRQRCSPCGDLLFAHLDIWKTAAWMKDRCSPQTSGFIGADDLCAEADSSCSGQPIHLWQFLRELLLKPHNYGRCIRWINKEKGIFKIEDSAHVAKLWGIRKKRPAMNYDKLSRSIRQYYKKGIIKKPDVSQRLVYQFVHPV is encoded by the exons atgCTGAAGACTCATGGCACACAGGTGAGCCCCTCAGAACAGCGTCGTCTCCAACTGACATCATCGTCTCATCACAGCTCAG CTTCATCGCCGGTGTTGGTTCAGTCCTCAGTGCTGAAGATCCTTAACGTCGtccagaaggaagaaaaaacacagactTTTAACTTCCTCCAGGACGAGCCACACTCCA GCCAAAAGACGATGATGTCGAGTCCCAGCAGGACTCACGTCTACATCGACGTCCCGGCATTCTCATACACCCACCTCGTGCCCTACTCTGCCGAGGAACATTCCAAGACGTTCCAGGTTTTTCCCAGCATGCCAGAGTACCTGTCCTGCTTCGACACGTCACTGTCCGAGGACACGCCCAGGATGGCAAGGAAGACCGGCGTGTACGCATCCGTGGACAGGCAAGAGGAGCTGCTGGAGTGTAAGGGGGCGGGGCAAGACAGTGTGATTGACAGCACAGCAGGACAGAGTGGACAGACGGACGTGGAGGACAGGTGTCTGGAGCAGGTACAGAGTTTAGTGCTGGATGAGGTGCAGAAGGACATCGAGATGGCGTGCAAACTTCTCAACATCACTCCAG aCCCTGTGGAGTGGACCTCAGGACACGTGCAGAAGTGGCTGCTGTGGACGGAGCACCTGTACCGCCTCCCACAGGTGGGGAAAGCCTTCCTGCACCTGAGCGGCAGTGACCTGTGCGTGATGAGCGAGGATGACTTCAGGCAGCGCTGTTCGCCGTGTGGAGATTTGCTGTTCGCCCACCTCGACATCTGGAAGACCG CTGCCTGGATGAAGGACAGATGTTCTCCTCAAACCAGTGGCTTTATTG GAGCAGATGATCTGTGTGCCGAAGCCGACTCGTCCTGCAGTGGGCAGCCCATCCACCTGTGGCAGTTTCTCCGAGAGTTGCTCCTCAAACCTCACAACTACGGACGCTGCATCCGCTGGATTAACAAAGAAAAAG gaaTCTTTAAAATTGAGGACTCTGCCCACGTGGCTAAACTGTGGGGCATCAGGAAAAAACGTCCTGCGATGAACTATGATAAACTGAGCCGCTCCATTCGCCAGTACTACAAGAAGGGCATCATTAAGAAGCCGGACGTGTCTCAGAGGCTGGTGTATCAGTTTGTCCATCCGGTGTGA